A genome region from Arachis duranensis cultivar V14167 chromosome 6, aradu.V14167.gnm2.J7QH, whole genome shotgun sequence includes the following:
- the LOC107495935 gene encoding calcium uniporter protein 4, mitochondrial produces MALRKLFTKRLLDGFKTMASPAAFHRTISPPSIPSTFLTSPSKPATGDTGFFRRFLFKRAVYHSAPTKFPEFLSIPVGEKLREKLRSINNVTITRDRFRMAPPSPSPVSPVTSDSFLESEISGEEVRKVLKATMAEKVKAKLSEVPAASISYGEFLRICVEACENRNLGEEFAKILDNAGNVIVFGNVVFLRPKQVAKAMESLIYQSIAKPNDPRRKELDEMEKRKALIDKKAKAQVKTELYCGLGFLTLQTLGFMRLTFWELTWDVMEPICFFVTSIHFALAYIFFLRTSTEPTFQGYFQSRFKVKQERLMKANNFDINKYNELCKACYQNPSVHADGAVSGAMHR; encoded by the exons ATGGCGCTTCGAAAACTCTTCACAAAGCGTCTTTTGGATGGTTTCAAAACGATGGCGTCACCGGCGGCATTCCACCGCACGATCTCACCACCTTCTATTCCATCCACCTTCCTAACTTCGCCATCGAAACCTGCGACCGGCGACACAGGATTTTTCCGACGATTCCTCTTCAAGCGAGCAGTGTACCACTCCGCTCCGACAAAGTTCCCGGAGTTTCTCTCTATTCCCGTAGGGGAGAAGCTGAGAGAGAAGCTCAGAAGTATCAACAATGTCACCATCACTAGAGATCGTTTTCGCATGGCTCCTCCATCACCGTCACCGGTATCACCGGTCACCAGCGACTCTTTTCTCGAAAGCGAAATTTCGGGAGAGGAAGTGAGGAAGGTTCTAAAGGCTACGATGGCGGAGAAGGTGAAGGCGAAGCTGAGTGAAGTTCCGGCTGCCTCGATTTCGTACGGTGAGTTCCTGCGGATCTGCGTGGAAGCCTGTGAGAATCGCAATCTCGGAGAAGAGTTTGCAAAGATTCTCGATAACGCCGGAAACGTCATCGTTTTTGGTAACGTTGTCTTTCTCCGACCGAAACag GTAGCAAAAGCAATGGAGAGCTTAATCTATCAATCAATAGCCAAACCAAATGACCCAAGAAGGAAGGAGTTAGATGAGATGGAGAAGCGAAAGGCACTAATAGATAAAAAGGCCAAAGCCCAGGTGAAAACCGAGCTTTATTGTGGGCTAGGCTTTTTAACCCTGCAAACCTTGGGCTTCATGAGGCTCACATTTTGGGAGCTAACTTGGGATGTGATGGAACCCATATGCTTCTTTGTTACTTCCATACACTTTGCCTTGGCATACATTTTCTTCCTAAGGACCTCAACAGAACCCACATTCCAAGGCTATTTCCAAAGCAGATTCAAGGTCAAGCAAGAACGCCTCATGAAGGCAAACAACTTTGACATCAATAAGTACAATGAGCTATGCAAAGCATGCTACCAGAATCCAAGTGTTCATGCAGATGGGGCAGTTTCTGGAGCCATGCACCGTTGA